In Falsibacillus albus, one genomic interval encodes:
- a CDS encoding YvrJ family protein has product MDQWIPFINEVGFPIVVTLYLLYRIESKLDAVVQSILSLPDQLKGI; this is encoded by the coding sequence ATGGATCAATGGATTCCTTTTATCAATGAAGTTGGATTTCCGATTGTCGTAACACTGTATCTTCTTTATCGAATAGAATCCAAATTGGATGCAGTCGTTCAGTCAATCTTGAGTTTACCTGATCAACTGAAAGGAATTTAA
- a CDS encoding DUF1659 domain-containing protein: MAQSLLKDTKMKLFFDGGLDEDGKPVLESKTYSNIRMASTPDQLDQAAQALRALCSKNLVVVERDDRYNIQP; the protein is encoded by the coding sequence TTGGCTCAGTCATTATTAAAAGATACCAAAATGAAGCTGTTTTTTGATGGAGGACTGGACGAGGATGGGAAGCCGGTCTTAGAAAGCAAAACTTATAGCAACATCCGAATGGCTTCAACACCGGACCAGCTTGATCAAGCAGCGCAAGCATTGAGGGCTCTTTGTTCAAAAAACCTTGTCGTGGTTGAACGAGACGACCGCTATAACATTCAACCGTAA
- a CDS encoding DUF2922 domain-containing protein: MAKALELQFLTSDGKTAKLSIDDPIEPIDTVQVKQSMDQIIAADVFFTSTDASYSAVKGARVVERNVTDYTIV, encoded by the coding sequence ATGGCAAAGGCGCTGGAACTTCAATTCCTCACAAGTGATGGAAAAACGGCGAAACTTTCGATCGATGATCCGATTGAACCCATCGATACAGTCCAAGTCAAACAATCCATGGATCAAATCATCGCGGCAGACGTTTTCTTTACAAGCACAGATGCTTCGTACTCTGCTGTAAAAGGAGCAAGGGTTGTTGAGCGAAATGTAACGGATTATACAATCGTTTAA
- a CDS encoding STAS domain-containing protein: MMLDKEQRIRKQPIDFISEKGASTLKKSEYVKELEEKVKYYEAVLQEISAPIIPSIVPNTILVPLTGRLDENRLINIREKILKSVYETDIDAAIIDFTGIGSNEVEELGYGRLAQEVADLSASLKLMGVEPMYVGFSPKIIKDIVHSGIDFPFKAHSTFRTALQYLMDGKKLHFEKVTAGK, translated from the coding sequence ATGATGTTAGACAAAGAGCAAAGAATACGAAAACAACCCATTGATTTTATTAGCGAAAAAGGGGCATCAACATTGAAAAAGTCAGAATATGTGAAAGAGCTTGAAGAGAAAGTAAAGTATTATGAAGCAGTACTTCAGGAGATTTCTGCACCCATTATCCCATCAATCGTTCCGAATACCATCCTAGTCCCGTTAACAGGGAGGCTTGATGAAAACCGATTAATAAACATTCGTGAGAAGATTTTGAAGTCTGTTTATGAAACGGATATTGATGCAGCGATCATTGATTTTACAGGTATCGGTTCAAATGAGGTAGAAGAGCTTGGCTATGGGAGGCTTGCACAAGAGGTCGCTGATCTTTCTGCATCATTGAAATTGATGGGCGTCGAGCCGATGTATGTAGGTTTTTCGCCAAAAATTATTAAGGATATTGTCCATTCCGGGATTGATTTTCCGTTTAAAGCCCATTCAACATTTAGGACAGCCCTGCAATACTTGATGGATGGAAAAAAACTGCACTTCGAAAAGGTCACAGCAGGCAAATGA
- a CDS encoding DUF4166 domain-containing protein, which produces MTSIYEEILGDNYQRLHPRLQERYRLTGTKRFTAAGVMKEITGGHFLIRQLFRFGIKLKMLFPERGRNIPFRIENSVIRNVSDKEAVVWNREFIFGNKRRHFDAVMEMGERDEEIVDYFGEPSFFVSTLSVEVTENGSIHFQSQKQYIRILGRDLPILRWFYGCATILESYNDSLKCFEIEVHITNPIFGTLLSYNGMFRPSEGERSS; this is translated from the coding sequence TTGACATCGATTTATGAGGAAATTTTAGGAGATAACTATCAACGCCTGCATCCAAGACTGCAGGAGAGATACCGTTTAACTGGGACGAAAAGATTCACTGCAGCTGGTGTGATGAAAGAAATCACCGGCGGTCATTTTTTAATACGCCAACTATTTAGATTTGGCATCAAGCTAAAGATGCTCTTTCCAGAACGTGGCCGCAACATCCCTTTCCGGATTGAAAACAGCGTGATTCGGAATGTTTCAGACAAGGAAGCAGTTGTCTGGAACAGAGAATTTATCTTTGGGAACAAGAGAAGGCATTTCGATGCAGTAATGGAAATGGGAGAGCGAGATGAAGAAATTGTGGATTATTTTGGGGAACCGAGTTTTTTTGTTTCTACATTATCGGTGGAAGTCACTGAAAATGGTTCCATCCATTTTCAGTCCCAAAAACAATATATCAGGATATTGGGGCGGGATCTGCCCATTCTTCGTTGGTTCTATGGATGTGCTACCATTCTAGAATCCTACAACGATAGCTTGAAGTGTTTTGAAATTGAAGTTCACATTACAAATCCGATATTTGGGACACTTTTATCCTATAATGGAATGTTCCGTCCATCGGAAGGGGAGCGATCTTCTTGA
- a CDS encoding YndJ family protein: protein MNLIVGISIFLCLLAFRLKDLLVLEILLGASIFVFVPLVLMLLNEKSSIYNLFLRVLYLPSAIGAALVLAFGQTYWVLIWTFFTAFICICGLGNLLKRGTRYLEEASIDIGFIYLALGGFWLLAYEAKWRVMGFDSLTILLTAIHFHYSAFVLPISAGLLGRKQMVKGRLFLFSVTMICAGPMLIAAGITYSRIIEFMSVALYAFALYVYSMLMMKTAFRSKIAKFLLSLSSISLMATISFSMIYAFGRVSDMVYLDINQMIWIHGAVNACGVVLPALAGWLIERPEASFRFRDIPMSRIKGRGQIGEGYLFRYSLVDDRQGLGLIDSLHDYQSPWFDAEAVSSAIRQFYENTGSYELSARVRWKSWFKPLAFFYRLLSTFVQQLNLPLSESRTRMGGKIYGISERKDGRESPRAWVRKNQHGETIFVAIYSKHMHNGETYMNIALPLPFSNMTGILLPRNQENGLFLSSRSRNGAYGDEGIYLALPFIKIKLPLEESFHILNKSKSELVAIHRMWIFGVEFLEIDYDIKKRD, encoded by the coding sequence ATGAACCTTATTGTAGGGATCAGTATTTTTCTCTGCCTACTTGCCTTTAGATTGAAAGATTTGCTGGTTCTGGAAATTCTGCTGGGCGCTTCAATTTTCGTCTTTGTGCCGCTTGTACTAATGCTGCTTAATGAAAAAAGCAGTATATACAATCTCTTTCTTCGTGTTCTGTATCTTCCTTCTGCAATAGGCGCTGCATTGGTGCTAGCATTCGGGCAGACATATTGGGTTCTGATCTGGACGTTCTTTACTGCTTTCATATGCATTTGTGGATTAGGGAACCTTTTGAAAAGGGGAACAAGATATTTGGAAGAAGCCTCTATCGATATAGGATTCATCTACCTGGCATTGGGAGGATTCTGGCTGCTTGCTTATGAAGCCAAATGGCGCGTAATGGGGTTTGATTCACTTACCATCCTTTTGACAGCCATCCATTTTCATTATTCGGCATTCGTCCTTCCTATTTCTGCTGGCTTGCTGGGAAGGAAACAAATGGTAAAGGGAAGATTATTTTTATTTTCAGTGACGATGATCTGTGCTGGTCCGATGCTGATTGCCGCAGGGATCACATACTCACGGATCATAGAGTTCATGTCCGTCGCCCTGTATGCATTCGCTCTTTATGTCTACAGCATGCTGATGATGAAAACCGCATTTAGATCTAAAATTGCCAAATTCCTCTTATCCCTTTCCTCGATCTCCCTGATGGCAACCATTTCCTTTTCAATGATATATGCATTTGGAAGAGTAAGTGATATGGTTTATTTGGATATTAATCAAATGATATGGATCCATGGGGCGGTAAACGCATGCGGAGTGGTCTTGCCAGCACTGGCTGGATGGCTCATTGAAAGACCTGAAGCATCTTTTCGCTTCCGTGACATTCCTATGAGCAGGATCAAGGGAAGAGGGCAAATTGGTGAGGGTTATCTGTTTCGATATTCCCTTGTTGATGATCGGCAAGGGTTGGGGTTGATTGATTCATTGCACGATTATCAATCCCCTTGGTTCGATGCAGAAGCTGTTTCATCAGCTATCAGGCAATTCTATGAAAACACTGGATCATACGAATTATCTGCAAGGGTTAGGTGGAAGAGCTGGTTTAAACCATTGGCGTTTTTTTACCGCCTTCTCAGCACATTTGTCCAACAGTTGAATCTCCCATTATCCGAATCAAGAACAAGGATGGGAGGCAAAATCTACGGTATTTCGGAGAGAAAAGATGGAAGGGAATCACCAAGGGCTTGGGTCAGAAAAAATCAACATGGTGAAACCATTTTTGTGGCCATATATTCAAAGCATATGCATAATGGTGAAACCTATATGAATATTGCACTGCCGCTTCCATTTTCAAACATGACCGGAATTCTGTTGCCCAGAAACCAGGAGAATGGACTGTTCCTGAGCAGCCGTTCCAGAAACGGTGCGTACGGTGACGAAGGCATTTATTTAGCATTGCCTTTCATCAAAATAAAACTGCCCCTTGAGGAGTCATTTCATATATTAAATAAATCCAAATCTGAGTTGGTGGCCATTCATCGAATGTGGATATTCGGAGTGGAATTTTTAGAAATTGACTATGATATCAAAAAAAGAGATTAG